Proteins found in one Mycobacteriales bacterium genomic segment:
- a CDS encoding cytochrome P450 — protein sequence AGSDTFLFDPWDVSWRDDRTAETADQLVENHPVYRLPDGKYVISRYEDVKEILGNHDLYTARPNQEQLIGFPPRLEGDQDPEMLQRLQDLIASIPFDLSEFGNANVIVGVDPPLHTRIRAIVARGFVPRRIRALGDSVDAIVKQCLDGIETASTFEVNEKLAVPVPIRVIGDILGLPVDKHPDLKRWSDVLSASVHGPERGTAGAAVNLIGMLMEFGMTFMPLIEARRQEPGDDLISDMVRAEEGDTLTLIEAVLFLIILMGAANETTTSLIGNTITYLLRNPDQLKLVIEDPSLVAQANEEALRLCAPVQFVYRENNVEVELQGVTIPAGSPLICMIHVANRDKRQYPDPHRFDVTRKGQHLAFGHGVHVCLGAHLGRVEANKAIEAIVAHLPDFELDSQVLRLDRSAFTRAFDSIPLTRRTS from the coding sequence CCGCTGGGAGCGACACGTTTCTCTTCGATCCCTGGGACGTGTCCTGGCGTGACGACCGGACCGCCGAGACGGCCGACCAGCTGGTGGAGAACCACCCGGTGTACCGGCTGCCCGACGGCAAGTACGTCATCTCGCGGTACGAGGACGTCAAGGAGATCCTGGGCAACCACGACCTCTACACGGCGCGCCCGAACCAGGAGCAGCTGATCGGCTTCCCGCCCCGGCTCGAGGGCGACCAGGACCCGGAGATGCTGCAGCGGCTGCAGGACCTGATCGCATCCATCCCGTTCGACCTCAGTGAGTTCGGCAACGCGAACGTCATCGTCGGCGTCGACCCGCCGCTGCACACCCGCATCCGCGCCATCGTGGCGCGCGGCTTCGTGCCGCGCCGCATCCGGGCGCTCGGCGACAGCGTCGACGCCATCGTCAAGCAGTGCCTCGACGGCATCGAGACTGCCTCGACCTTCGAGGTGAACGAGAAGCTCGCGGTGCCGGTCCCGATCCGGGTCATCGGCGACATCCTCGGGCTGCCCGTCGACAAGCACCCCGACCTCAAGCGCTGGTCCGACGTGCTCTCCGCCAGCGTGCACGGACCCGAGCGGGGCACCGCCGGGGCCGCGGTGAACCTCATCGGGATGTTGATGGAGTTCGGCATGACGTTCATGCCGTTGATCGAGGCCCGCCGCCAGGAACCCGGCGACGACCTGATCAGCGACATGGTGCGCGCCGAGGAGGGCGACACCCTCACCCTCATCGAGGCGGTGCTGTTCCTGATCATCCTGATGGGCGCGGCGAACGAGACGACCACCAGCCTCATCGGGAACACCATCACCTACCTGCTGCGGAACCCCGACCAGCTCAAGCTGGTGATCGAGGACCCGTCACTGGTCGCGCAGGCCAACGAGGAAGCGCTGCGGCTGTGCGCCCCGGTGCAGTTCGTCTACCGCGAGAACAACGTCGAGGTCGAGCTGCAGGGCGTCACGATCCCCGCCGGCTCGCCGCTGATCTGCATGATCCACGTGGCGAACCGCGACAAGCGCCAGTACCCGGACCCTCACCGCTTCGACGTGACCCGCAAGGGCCAGCACCTGGCGTTCGGTCACGGCGTGCACGTCTGCCTCGGCGCCCACCTCGGTCGTGTCGAGGCGAACAAGGCGATCGAGGCCATTGTGGCGCACCTGCCGGACTTCGAGCTCGACTCCCAGGTGCTGCGACTGGACCGCAGCGCCTTCACCCGGGCGTTCGACTCCATCCCGCTCACCCGCAGGACCAGCTGA